One segment of Hippopotamus amphibius kiboko isolate mHipAmp2 chromosome 2, mHipAmp2.hap2, whole genome shotgun sequence DNA contains the following:
- the TUBB4B gene encoding LOW QUALITY PROTEIN: tubulin beta-4B chain (The sequence of the model RefSeq protein was modified relative to this genomic sequence to represent the inferred CDS: inserted 2 bases in 1 codon; deleted 3 bases in 2 codons) — MREIVHLQAGQCGNQIGAKFWEVISDEHGIDPTGTYHGDSDLQLERINVYYNEATGGKYVPRAVLVDLEPGTMDSVRSGPFGQIFRPDNFVFGQSGAGNNWAKGHYTEGAELVDSVLDVVRKEAESCDCLQGFQLTHSLGGGTGSGMGTLLISKIREEYPDRIMNTFSVVPSPKVSDTVVEPYNATLSVHQLVENTDETYCIDNEEXDICFRTLKLTTPTYGDLNHLVSATMSGVTTCLRFPGQLNADLRKLAVNMVPFPRLHFFMPGFAPLTSRGSQQYRALTVPELTQQMFDAKNMMAACDPRHGRYLTVAAVFRGRMSMKEVDEQMLNVQNKNSSYFVEWIPNNVKTAVCDIPPRGLKMSATFIGNSTAIQELFARISEQFTAMFRRKAFLHWYTGEGMDEMEFTEAESNMNDLVSEYQQYQDATAEEEGEFEEEAEEEVA, encoded by the exons ATGAGGGAGATCGTGCACCTGCAGGCCGGCCAGTGCGGCAACCAGATCGGCGCCAAG TTTTGGGAGGTGATCAGCGACGAACATGGCATCGACCCTACGGGCACCTACCACGGGGACAGCGATCTGCAGCTGGAGCGGATCAACGTGTACTACAACGAGGCCACCG GTGGCAAGTACGTGCCCCGCGCTGTGCTCGTGGACCTGGAGCCGGGCACCATGGACTCCGTGCGCTCGGGGCCCTTCGGGCAGATCTTCAGGCCGGACAATTTCGTCTTCG GTCAGAGCGGTGCTGGGAACAACTGGGCCAAGGGACACTACACAGAAGGTGCGGAGCTCGTTGACTCAGTACTGGATGTCGTGAGGAAGGAGGCGGAGAGCTGTGACTGCCTGCAGGGCTTCCAGCTGACCCACTCTCTGGGAGGGGGGACTGGGTCTGGGATGGGCACCCTCCTCATCAGCAAGATCCGGGAGGAGTACCCTGACCGCATCATGAACACCTTCAGTGTGGTGCCCTCGCCCAAGGTGTCGGACACCGTGGTGGAGCCCTACAACGCCACCCTCTCCGTGCACCAGCTTGTGGAGAACACAGATGAAACCTACTGCATTGACAACGAGGA TGACATCTGCTTCCGAACCCTAAAGCTGACTACACCTACTTACGGGGACCTGAACCACCTGGTGTCGGCCACCATGAGTGGGGTCACCACCTGCCTGCGCTTCCCGGGCCAGCTCAATGCTGACCTGCGCAAGCTGGCCGTCAACATGGTCCCCTTTCCCCGCCTGCACTTCTTCATGCCCGGCTTTGCCCCACTGACCAGCCGGGGCAGCCAGCAGTACCGGGCGCTGACGGTGCCTGAGCTCACCCAGCAGATGTTCGATGCCAAGAACATGATGGCAGCCTGTGACCCGCGCCACGGCCGCTACCTGACCGTGGCCGCTGTGTTCCGGGGCCGCATGTCCATGAAGGAGGTGGACGAGCAGATGCTCAACGTGCAGAACAAGAACAGCAGCTACTTCGTGGAGTGGATCCCCAACAACGTGAAGACGGCCGTGTGCGACATCCCG CCCCGGGGGCTAAAAATGTCTGCCACCTTCATCGGCAACAGCACGGCCATCCAGGAGCTGTTC GCGCGCATCTCGGAGCAGTTCACGGCCATGTTCCGCCGCAAGGCCTTCCTGCACTGGTACACGGGCGAGGGCATGGACGAGATGGAGTTCACCGAAGCAGAGAGCAACATGAACGACCTGGTGTCCGAGTACCAGCAGTACCAGGACGCCACGGCCGAGGAGGAGGGCGAGTttgaggaggaggctgaggaggaggTGGCCTAG
- the CIMIP2A gene encoding LOW QUALITY PROTEIN: protein FAM166A (The sequence of the model RefSeq protein was modified relative to this genomic sequence to represent the inferred CDS: deleted 1 base in 1 codon), producing the protein MTATQKHTLFSPEPHYIPGYAGFYPQLRYQVGNTYGRTTAQLLTDPSVRKSPCSVLSPIAEPKFTEDFSQPKPPFMPCRELTEPYIPHYSGLKPYKNVEILDRFPPQEVDAQGPLGVENASRRVPLPAGFMPYPPYPPCPPGRKGASRDLGHPGLQLALGEEAWKSTTPARKAPGQHQLHHCRRDEYPPPAHQQETLDVGRFHRLPQLDHPNLIQRKAISGYAGFVPRFAWVMGMNYRDGVTQAMDEFDKSQFLLRNPICALGERLPGTQWPSNTVYRSQGLIPFYMGFIPSMQDHYALTFGESTRKAYQKELERRSRTL; encoded by the exons ATGACAGCTACTCAGAAGCACACCCTCTTCTCACCAGAACCTCACTATATCCCTGG cTATGCCGGCTTCTACCCACAGCTTCGCTACCAGGTGGGGAACACCTATGGGCGCACTACAGCGCAGCTGCTCACGGACCCCAGTGTGCGGaagagcccctgctctgtgctgtcCCCCATAGCCGAGCCCAAGTTCACTGAGGACTTCAGCCAGCCCAAGCCGCCTTTTATGCCCTGCCGTGAGCTGACGGAGCCCTACATCCCCCACTACAGCG GTCTGAAGCCCTACAAGAACGTTGAGATCCTGGACCGTTTTCCACCCCAGGAGGTGGATGCCCAGGGGCCGCTGGGGGTAGAGAATGCATCCAGGCGAGTCCCGCTGCCTGCAGGCTTCATGCCCTATCCCCCTTACCCGCCCTGCCCGCCGGGCAGGAAGGGGGCCTCCAGGGACCTTGGACACCCAGGCCTGCAGTTAGCATTAGGGGAAGAGGCGTGGAAGAGCACCACCCCTGCCCGCAAAGCCCCAGGGCAGCACCAG CTGCACCACTGCAGGAGGGATGAGTACCCACCCCCGGCCCACCAGCAGGAGACACTAGATGTGGGCAGGTTCCACAGGCTGCCCCAGCTGGACCACCCCAACCTGATCCAGCGCAAGGCCATCTCAG GTTATGCTGGCTTTGTCCCTCGGTTCGCCTGGGTGATGGGGATGAATTACCGTGATGGTGTCACACAGGCTATGGACGAGTTCGACAAGAGCCAG TTCCTGCTCAGAAACCCCATCTGTGCCCTGGGCGAGAGGCTGCCCGGAACGCAGTGGCCTAGCAACACTGTCTACAGAAGCCAGGGCCTCATCCCTTTCTACATGGGCTTCATACCCT CCATGCAGGACCACTACGCCCTGACGTTC GGGGAAAGCACCCGCAAGGCCTATCAGAAGGAACTGGAGAGGCGGAGCCGGACACTATGA
- the NELFB gene encoding negative elongation factor B, with translation MFAGLQDLGVANGEDLKETLTNCTEPLKAIEQFQTENGVLLPSLQSALPFLDLHGTPRLEFHQSVFDELRDKLLERVSAIATEGKAEERYKKLEDLLEKSFSLVKMPSLQPVVMCVMKHLPKVPEKKLKLVMADKELYRACAVEVKRQIWQDNQALFGDEVSPLLKQYIVEKESALFSTELSVLHNFFSPSPKTRRQGEVVRRLTRMVGRSVKLYDMVLQFLRTLFLRTRNVHYCTLRAELLMSLHDLDVGDICSVDPCHKFTWCLDACIRERFVDSKRARELQGFLDGVKKGQEQVLGDLSMILCDPFAINTLSLSTVRHLQELVGQETLPRDSPDLLLLLRLLALGQGAWDMIDSQVFKEPKMEVELVTRFLPTLMSFVVDDHTFNVDQKLPAEEKAPVTYPNTLPESFTKFLQEQRMACEVGLYYVLHITKQRNKNALLRLLPGLVETFGDLAFGDIFLHLLTGNLALLADEFALEDFCSSLFDGFFLTASPRKENVQRHVLRLLLHLHHRVAPARLEALQKALEPSGQSGEAVKELYSQLGEKLEQLDHRKPSPAQAAETPALELPLPTVPAPAVL, from the exons ATGTTCGCGGGGCTGCAGGACCTGGGCGTGGCCAACGGCGAGGACCTGAAGGAGACGCTGACCAACTGCACGGAGCCGCTCAAGGCCATCGAGCAGTTCCAG ACGGAGAACGGCGTGCTGCTGCCCTCGCTGCAGTCGGCCTTGCCCTTCTTGGACCTGCACGGGACCCCCCGGCTGGAGTTCCACCAGTCGGTGTTTGATGAGCTCCGGGACAAGCTGTTGGAGCGCGTGTCAGCCATCGCCACGGAGGGGAAAGCGGAGGAGAG GTACAAGAAACTGGAGGACCTCTTGGAGAAGAGCTTTTCTCTCGTGAAGATGCCGTCGCTGCAGCCAGTGGTCATGTGCGTCATGAAACACTTGCCCAAG GTTCCTGAGAAGAAGCTGAAGCTGGTGATGGCGGACAAGGAGCTGTACCGGGCCTGCGCCGTGGAGGTGAAGCGACAGATCTGGCAGGACAATCAGGCGCTCTTCGGCGACGAGGTGTCTCCGCTGCTGAAACAGTACATTGTGGAGAAGGAGAGTGCGCTCTTCAGCACGGAGCTCTCTGTCCTGCACAACTTTTTCAGCCCTTCCCCCAAGACCAGGCGCCAGGGCGAG GTGGTGCGGAGGCTGACGCGGATGGTGGGCCGCAGCGTGAAGCTCTACGACATGGTCCTGCAGTTCCTGCGCACCCTCTTCCTGCGCACCCGCAACGTGCACTATTGCACTCTGCGCGCCGAGCTGCTCATGTCCTTGCACGACCTGGACGTTGGCGACATCTGCTCCGTGGACCCCTGCCACAAG TTCACCTGGTGCCTGGACGCTTGCATCCGAGAGCGGTTCGTGGACAGCAAGAGGGCCCGGGAGCTGCAGGGCTTCCTCGACGGAGTGAAGAAGGGGCAGGAGCAAGTCCTGGG GGACCTGTCCATGATCCTGTGTGACCCCTTCGCCATCAACACCCTGTCCCTGAGCACGGTCAGGCACCTGCAGGAGCTGGTGGGCCAGGAGACGCTGCCCAGG GACAGCCCGGACCTGCTCCTCCTGCTGCGGCTGCTGGCGCTGGGCCAGGGGGCCTGGGACATGATCGACAGCCAGGTCTTCAAGGAGCCCAAGATG GAGGTGGAGCTGGTCACCAGGTTCCTGCCCACGCTCATGTCCTTCGTGGTGGACGACCACACCTTCAACGTGGACCAGAAGCTCCCGGCCGAGGAGAAGGCCCCGGTCACGTACCCGAACACGCTGCCGGAGAGCTTCACTAA GTTCCTGCAGGAGCAGCGCATGGCTTGCGAGGTGGGGCTCTACTACGTGCTGCACATCACCAAGCAGAGGAACAAGAACGCGCTGCTGCGCCTGCTCCCGGGGCTGG TGGAGACCTTCGGCGACCTGGCGTTCGGCGACATCTTCCTGCACCTGCTCACGGGCAACCTGGCGCTGCTGGCGGACGAGTTCGCCCTGGAGGACTTCTGCAGCAGCCTCTTCGATGGCTTTTTCCTCACCGCCTCCCCGAG GAAGGAGAACGTGCAGCGGCACGTGCTGCGGCTCCTCCTGCACCTGCACCACCGGGTGGCCCCCGCCAGGCTGGAGGCGCTGCAGAAGGCGCTGGAGCCCTCGGGCCAG AGCGGAGAGGCAGTGAAGGAGCTGTACTCCCAGCTCGGGGAGAAGCTGGAGCAGCTGGACCATCGGAAGCCCAGCCCGGCCCAGGCCGCAGAGaccccagccctggagctgcCCCTCCCCACGGTGCCCGCCCCGGCTGTGCTCTGA
- the STPG3 gene encoding protein STPG3: MNSDQKAVKFLADFHINGGRAPVHSPLTRRPPVSSQELPRVGGELGCRRHGVGGGVGVGRVDGGVHVSRRPSAAVLSSGLQPELGATWDEVWLQAGLRMPTGPLREPPPTCSRTLRALWLERRPPVVTDLDVPGPTKHQVPEASVRESSPHPRFTIGRRHPTREGGGRRAWHTMWFQSESPFAQKADFNRAQKWPSPAHYQPPSLPSCPAFSFRGRPASRAPEAQARLGRLQAWGAWPRAQPLLQTPPPVGHKTGPGSSTWDILPGCRLRGPCPPAFSTSCSPQLASWVGSCKEPAPRPSAYNVDDCYSLSFLSAPGVVTQGVRRPKHRDTGPLCAL, encoded by the exons ATGAATTCTGACCAGAAGGCAGTGAAATTCCTGGCAGATTTTCACATCAATGGAGGCAGAGCCCCGGTCCACAGCCCCCTGACGCGGAGGCCCCCGGTGAGCTCCCAGGAACTTCCCCGGGTGGGGGGCGAGCTGGGGTGCCGtcggcacggggtgggggggggggtgggcgtcGGGCGGGTGGATGGTGGCGTCCATGTCTCTCGCAGGCCCAGTGCTGCTGTGCTGTCATCGGGCCTGCAGCCAGAACTGGGGGCGACCTGGGACGAGGTGTGGCTCCAGGCGGGCCTCAGGATGCCCACGGGCCCCCTCCGGGAGCCCCCGCCCACCTGCAGCCGGACCTTGAGGGCGCTGT GGCTGGAGCGACGCCCGCCCGTCGTCACCGACCTGGATGTCCCCGGCCCCACCAAGCACCAGGTGCCAGAGGCTTCAGTGCGAGAGTCCTCCCCACACCCCCGCTTCACCATCGGCCGCAGGCACCCCACCCGCG AGGGCGGCGGCCGCAGGGCATGGCACACCATGTGGTTCCAGAGTGAAAGCCCTTTCGCCCAGAAAGCTGACTTCAACCGAGCGCAGAAA TGGCCGTCGCCTGCCCACTACCAGCCACCCAGCCTGCCTTCCTGCCCGGCCTTCAGCTTCAGGGGCCGCCCCGCCTCCAGGGCCCCTGAGGCCCAAGCCCGTCTGGGGAGGCTGCAGGCCTGGGGTGCGTGGCCACGGGCCCAGCCCCTCCTGCAGACCCCTCCGCCTGTGGGGCACAAGACCGGCCCTGGCTCCAGCACCTGGGACATCCTTCCTGGGTGCCGCCTGCGGGGCCCCTGCCCGCCTGCCTTCTCCACGAGCTGCTCGCCCCAGCTGGCCTCCTGGGTCGGCTCCTGTAAGGAg CCTGCACCCCGGCCCAGCGCCTACAATGTGGACGACTGCTACAGCTTGAGCTTCCTCTCGGCACCGGGGGTGGTCACCCAAGGTGTGCGGCGACCCAAGCACCGTGACACCGGCCCCTTgtgtgcactctag